From the genome of Streptomyces sp. S4.7:
TGGCCGCGTCGCTGGAGGAGCTCGCCGAGCAGACCGCCGGGAACGGCGACGCCCGGCTGGCCGCCGACCTCGACGGCCTGCGGTCCGAACTGGCCGCCGTCCGCACCGCCGCCGCGGCGCTCGCGCCGCGCGAGCTCACCTTCACCGCCACCGCCGACGCCTACGACTTGGTCGAGCGCTACGTGCACGTCCTGGTCGGCACCGCCTGTCTGCGCGTGTGGTGGCACAACCGCGACGGCTCCGACGCCTTCCTCGCCGAACCCCTGTGGCTGCGTGCGGCGCTCGCCCGGGTGCGCACGGCCTGGAGCGGACGGCCGGCGCCGCTGCCGCCCGAGGAAGTGGACGCCCTGTACACACAGTTGCAGCGGCGACTGACGGAGCAGCGCAGCTTCGGACTGCTCGGCCGCCGCCTGTCCGGAACCTGACCGGCGGCGCTTCCCGGACCGCGGGAGGACGCGACGCAGTGCCGCGAAGAAATGACGAGACCCGTCAAGACGACCCGTTGAGGAGCACCACCATGGAAGCACCGGCCACCCCCGCCCCCTCCACCGCCGAACTCGCCGACTGGCTGACCCGCACGGTCGCCGACTACGTCAGCTCCGAGCCCTCCGAGATCGAGCCGGACGTACCGCTGTCGGAGTACGGCCTGGACTCGGTGTCGGCAACCACCGTGTGCGCCAACATCGAGGACCACCTCGGGCTGGTCGTCGAGATGACGTTGATCTGGGACCACCCGACCGTCGCGGAGCTGTCGCAGGCG
Proteins encoded in this window:
- a CDS encoding acyl carrier protein; its protein translation is MEAPATPAPSTAELADWLTRTVADYVSSEPSEIEPDVPLSEYGLDSVSATTVCANIEDHLGLVVEMTLIWDHPTVAELSQALADELESARG